In Amia ocellicauda isolate fAmiCal2 chromosome 7, fAmiCal2.hap1, whole genome shotgun sequence, one genomic interval encodes:
- the LOC136753597 gene encoding ninjurin-2 isoform X1, which translates to MERQDTTAARGEDIPLSASADVEGLQRSMNMNHYATKKSAAQSMLDIALLMANSSQLRTVLHEGSAYRYYYPLLFLISMSMFLQVMVGLLLVFIVKYDLNDVKKQPKLNRLNNAATVLVFFTVLVNIFITALGVESGRIVLMAHAPSSDPLPKDTNLTHLDSI; encoded by the exons ATGGAGAGGCAGGACACGACAGCTGCCAGGGGCGAGGACATCCCTCTCAGTGCAAGCGCAGATGTGGAA GGTCTTCAAAGGTCCATGAACATGAACCACTACGCCACGAAGAAGAGCGCGGCGCAAAGCATGCTGGACATCGCGCTGTTGATGGCCAATTCTTCCCAACTAAGAACTGTGCTTCACGAAGGGTCGGCTTACCGATACTATtaccccctcctcttcctcatctcCATGTCAATGTTTCTGCAGGTCATGGTGGGTCTTCTGCTGGTCTTCATAG TTAAGTACGACCTGAATGACGTCAAGAAGCAGCCGAAACTGAACCGCTTGAACAACGCTGCCACAGTTCTGGTGTTCTTCACCGTCCTGGTCAACATCTTCATCACTGCTCTAGGTGTGGAATCTGGTCG GATAGTCCTGATGGCTCATGCCCCATCCTCTGACCCACTCCCTAAGGACACAAATCTAACCCATCTTGACAGCATCTAG
- the LOC136753597 gene encoding ninjurin-1 isoform X2 has translation MERQDTTAARGEDIPLSASADVEGLQRSMNMNHYATKKSAAQSMLDIALLMANSSQLRTVLHEGSAYRYYYPLLFLISMSMFLQVMVGLLLVFIVKYDLNDVKKQPKLNRLNNAATVLVFFTVLVNIFITALGVESG, from the exons ATGGAGAGGCAGGACACGACAGCTGCCAGGGGCGAGGACATCCCTCTCAGTGCAAGCGCAGATGTGGAA GGTCTTCAAAGGTCCATGAACATGAACCACTACGCCACGAAGAAGAGCGCGGCGCAAAGCATGCTGGACATCGCGCTGTTGATGGCCAATTCTTCCCAACTAAGAACTGTGCTTCACGAAGGGTCGGCTTACCGATACTATtaccccctcctcttcctcatctcCATGTCAATGTTTCTGCAGGTCATGGTGGGTCTTCTGCTGGTCTTCATAG TTAAGTACGACCTGAATGACGTCAAGAAGCAGCCGAAACTGAACCGCTTGAACAACGCTGCCACAGTTCTGGTGTTCTTCACCGTCCTGGTCAACATCTTCATCACTGCTCTAGGTGTGGAATCTG GATAG